GACCTTGTCCTGACAAGGGGAAGGCAATAGTCATGACGAACGTCAATGGCGAGTCCGACGTGACCCCCACGGAGTCTAGGACCACACGCACGGTCGGAAACATTCCTCACGGAAGCTGGGAGATCCCGGCGGCATCCACGCCCTTGGGCGCGGATCGGTCGGAGAAGGCGAGATGCCACATTGCCGACATGCACGCCACCGGGAAGTCAGACAGTCTCGTAGTACCTGAGAAGCGGGCGAACAATGCTGGACCTCAAACGGTTGCGGAGTCCGTGGAAGAAAGGAGACTGACCAAGGAGAACGACGACCAGCCACAGCGGGACCGGACACTGAGCCGGGTTTCCCGATCGCGCGGACTGTTCGGCGTACGAGAAGCAGCGCGACGTGATAAGAAGATGCGGTTCAACAATTTGCTGAACCACGTGACTTTAGAACTGCTCACGGCAAGCTTTCTCGATCTGAAGAAGCAAGCCGCCCCGGGCATTGATGGGGTGACGTGGGCGGAGTATTCCAGAAACTACGAAGTGAAGATCGTTGATCTCCACTCACGAGTGCATCAAGGAACCTACCGCGCTCAGCCGTCTAAACGAACTTGGATTCCCAAGCTCGACGGCAAGTTGCGACCCCTCGGGATCGCAGCACTCGAGGACAAGATTGTCCAACGGGCCGTTCGGACGGTCCTGGAATGTATCTACGAAGAGGACTTTCTGGGTTTCAGTTACGGCTATCGTCCCGGACGAAGCGGTCACCGAGCCTTGGA
This portion of the Schlesneria paludicola DSM 18645 genome encodes:
- a CDS encoding reverse transcriptase domain-containing protein, yielding MTNVNGESDVTPTESRTTRTVGNIPHGSWEIPAASTPLGADRSEKARCHIADMHATGKSDSLVVPEKRANNAGPQTVAESVEERRLTKENDDQPQRDRTLSRVSRSRGLFGVREAARRDKKMRFNNLLNHVTLELLTASFLDLKKQAAPGIDGVTWAEYSRNYEVKIVDLHSRVHQGTYRAQPSKRTWIPKLDGKLRPLGIAALEDKIVQRAVRTVLECIYEEDFLGFSYGYRPGRSGHRALDALSVGIQAKKVNWILDADIRGFFDNIDHNWLLKFLEHRITDRRLLRLLKKWLRAGVSEDGEWSASTVGTPQGAVISPLFSNVFLH